A DNA window from Castanea sativa cultivar Marrone di Chiusa Pesio chromosome 7, ASM4071231v1 contains the following coding sequences:
- the LOC142643428 gene encoding gallate 1-beta-glucosyltransferase, producing the protein MGSEALVHVFLVSFPGQGHVNPLLRLGKRLAAKGLLVTFSTPESIGKQMRKASNITEEPAPVGEGFIRFEFFEDGWDEDEPRRQDLDQYLPQLELIGKEVIPQMIRKNAEMGRPVSCLINNPFIPWVSDVAESLGLPSAMLWVQSCACFCAYYHYYHGLVPFPSEAEPFIDVQLPCMPLLKYDETPSFLYPTTPYPFLRRAILGQYRNLDKPFCILMDTFQELEQDVIEFMSKICPIKTVGPLFKNPKAPNNVRGDFMKADDCVEWLDSKPPQSVVYISFGSVVYLTQEQVDEIAYGLLQSGLSFLWVMKPPHKDAGLELLVLPDGFLEKAGDNGRVVQWSPQEQVLAHPSVACFATHCGWNSTMESLTSGMPVVAFPQWGDQVTDAVYLVDVFKTGVRMCRGEAENRVITRDEVSKCLLEATVGPKAVEIKQNALKWKAAAEAAFSEGGSSDRNIQAFVDEVRARSVAITGKSTANGVALDLEEKSAEINGKVDLVEAKTNGKVELVEA; encoded by the coding sequence ATGGGATCCGAAGCTCTAGTTCATGTTTTCCTTGTCTCTTTCCCAGGCCAAGGCCATGTTAACCCTCTACTCAGGCTTGGCAAGCGCCTTGCTGCAAAGGGTTTGCTTGTAACTTTCTCCACCCCCGAAAGCATTGGCAaacagatgagaaaagccagcAACATCACCGAGGAGCCTGCCCCGGTCGGTGAAGGCTTCATCCGCTTCGAATTCTTCGAAGACGGTTGGGACGAGGATGAGCCAAGGCGCCAAGACTTGGATCAATACTTGCCTCAACTCGAGCTCATTGGCAAAGAAGTCATCCCTCAGATGATCAGGAAAAACGCTGAAATGGGACGCCCTGTCTCGTGCCTAATCAACAACCCTTTTATCCCTTGGGTTTCTGATGTTGCTGAGAGTCTTGGCCTTCCTTCAGCTATGCTTTGGGTCCAATCTTGCGCTTGCTTCTGCGCCTATTACCACTACTACCACGGTTTAGTTCCTTTCCCTTCTGAAGCTGAACCCTTTATTGATGTCCAATTGCCATGTATGCCACTTTTGAAGTACGATGAAACTCCGAGCTTCTTGTACCCCACCACTCCTTACCCCTTTTTGAGGAGGGCTATTTTGGGACAATACAGGAACTTGGACAAGCCCTTTTGCATTTTGATGGACACGTTTCAAGAGCTCGAGCAAGATGTCATCGAGTTCATGTCCAAGATTTGCCCAATCAAAACCGTTGGGCCTCTTTTCAAGAAccccaaagcaccaaacaatGTCCGTGGTGACTTCATGAAGGCTGATGATTGTGTGGAGTGGCTTGACTCAAAGCCACCCCAATCTGTTGTGTACATCTCATTTGGAAGTGTGGTGTACTTGACACAAGAGCAAGTCGACGAGATTGCTTACGGGCTATTGCAATCTGGGTTGTCCTTTTTATGGGTTATGAAGCCACCTCACAAGGATGCTGGCTTAGAACTCCTTGTTCTTCCAGATGGGTTTCTCGAGAAAGCTGGGGACAATGGCAGGGTGGTCCAATGGAGCCCACAAGAGCAAGTGTTGGCACACCCATCAGTTGCTTGCTTTGCGACACACTGTGGTTGGAACTCAACCATGGAGTCACTCACTTCAGGCATGCCTGTAGTGGCTTTCCCACAATGGGGTGACCAAGTCACAGACGCTGTGTACTTAGTTGATGTGTTCAAAACCGGAGTGAGAATGTGCCGTGGTGAAGCTGAGAACAGAGTGATCACTAGGGATGAAGTTTCGAAATGCTTGTTGGAAGCTACTGTTGGGCCTAAGGcagtggagataaagcaaaacGCTTTGAAGTGGAAGGCTGCGGCGGAGGCGGCGTTTTCAGAAGGTGGCTCCTCCGATCGGAACATACAAGCCTTTGTGGATGAGGTGAGAGCAAGAAGTGTGGCTATTACTGGTAAGTCAACAGCAAATGGGGTTGCTTTGGATTTGGAAGAGAAGTCAGCAGAAATCAATGGAAAGGTAGATTTGGTTGAAGCAAAGACAAATGGAAAGGTAGAATTGGTGGAGGCCTAG
- the LOC142644282 gene encoding uncharacterized protein LOC142644282, with amino-acid sequence MTGDKSLFKPLKEKVGDYVTFGDGSHAQVLGKGIIEISGLPLLKDVLYIKGLKVNLLSITQIFDEDFLVQFSKKGCTIINVVGIQVLEGYRTTDNCYGVVPTPNISCRSARVDVLELWHQRLGHANFKQVAKVSKLEAVVGLPKFRKVEFLREKSEACEKMETLCKKFQSEKSVPIVKIRSDHGKEFENAKFESFCEKNEIKKEFSSPKTPQPNEVVERKNRVIQEMARVMPLNKQIPQKF; translated from the exons ATGACAGGAGATAAATCACTATTTAAGCCTCTCAAAGAAAAGGTTGGTGACTATGTAACATTTGGGGATGGAAGCCATGCTCAAGTTCTTGGCAAAGGGATTATTGAGATATCGGGGCTACCTCTATTGAAAGATGTTCTATATATCAAAGGGCTTAAGGTGAATCTCTTAAGCATCACTCAAATATTTGATGAAGACTTTCTTGTTCAATTCTCAAAGAAGGGGTGTACGATCATAAATGTAGTAGGGATTCAAGTCTTGGAGGGATATAGGACCACCGACAATTGTTATGGAGTGGTTCCTACGCCAAATATCTCTTGTAGGAGTGCACGAGTCGATGTGTTGGAACTTTGGCATCAAAGACTCGGCCATGCAAACTTCAAACAAGTGGCGAAAGTGTCTAAACTTGAAGCCGTTGTGGGGCTCCCAAAATTCAGGAAG GTGGAATTTCTTAGAGAGAAATCGGAAGCATGTGAGAAGATGGAGACTCTTTGTAAAAAGTTTCAAAGCGAGAAAAGTGTACCAATTGTCAAGATAAGAAGTGACCATGGCAAGGAGtttgagaatgcaaaatttGAGTCCTTTTGTGAGAAAAATGAGATCAAGAAAGAGTTTTCATCTCCTAAAACTCCTCAACCAAATGAGGTGGTTGAAAGGAAGAACCGGGTGATTCAAGAAATGGCAAGAGTTATGCCACTCAACAAGCAAATTCCTCAAAAGTTTTGA